A genomic region of Lysinibacillus sp. 2017 contains the following coding sequences:
- a CDS encoding glucose-6-phosphate isomerase, producing the protein MIQLLQTGILNESLIQIEWGEYTESVAAIHRYLEETNTEMTGWLNSPIENNVEMVKSIQRIANEIKMLADVLVVIGVGGSFLGAKAIQDALTPYFGDCANGIEVVYVGQNMSGAYIRQLLGSLEHKEIYVNVISKSGTTMEPALAFRVFRKYMEKRYGDEAHNRIIVTTDAEKGLLKKIAENSGYRQFVIPANIGGRYSVLTPVGLLPIAVAGVDIEKLLEGAKKAATLLKNENLEQNEAYRYAVIRHALYKKGYQVELLASFEPSLTKLHEWWRQLFGESEGKEKRGLFPATVSYSTDLHAIGQFIQDGNPIIFETLLHFKEILDDYQVPYDDRNDDQLNYLSNRSFNEINAISKQGTAMAHADGGVPIIQLELECLDAYHLGYLLYFFMKACAMSAYLLQVNPFDQPGVEGYKNKMLQLLQEENVYK; encoded by the coding sequence ATGATTCAATTACTCCAAACCGGTATTTTAAATGAATCCTTAATTCAAATTGAGTGGGGAGAATATACTGAATCGGTAGCAGCAATTCATCGCTATTTAGAAGAAACAAATACTGAAATGACAGGCTGGCTCAATTCCCCAATAGAAAATAATGTTGAGATGGTGAAATCAATTCAACGTATCGCAAATGAAATTAAAATGTTGGCGGATGTATTAGTAGTTATAGGTGTAGGGGGCTCATTTTTAGGCGCAAAAGCTATTCAAGATGCGTTAACGCCATACTTTGGTGATTGTGCAAATGGGATTGAAGTTGTCTATGTTGGTCAAAATATGAGTGGTGCTTATATACGACAGCTGTTAGGTAGTCTTGAACATAAAGAAATATATGTAAATGTTATTTCGAAATCTGGTACAACAATGGAGCCTGCATTAGCCTTTCGTGTATTCCGAAAATACATGGAAAAGCGGTACGGGGATGAAGCACACAATCGGATTATCGTGACAACGGATGCTGAAAAGGGATTATTAAAGAAAATTGCAGAGAATTCTGGTTATCGTCAATTTGTAATTCCAGCGAATATTGGGGGCCGCTATTCTGTATTAACACCAGTAGGACTGTTACCAATTGCTGTTGCAGGTGTTGATATTGAAAAGTTACTAGAAGGAGCAAAAAAAGCTGCAACTTTGCTAAAGAATGAAAACCTCGAACAAAACGAAGCTTATCGTTATGCGGTTATACGACACGCGCTCTACAAAAAGGGCTATCAAGTTGAGCTGTTAGCCTCTTTTGAACCAAGTCTTACAAAACTTCATGAATGGTGGAGGCAATTATTTGGTGAAAGTGAAGGAAAGGAAAAAAGGGGATTGTTTCCTGCTACAGTTAGTTATTCAACCGACTTACATGCAATAGGACAGTTCATACAAGATGGTAACCCGATTATTTTTGAAACATTACTTCATTTCAAGGAGATTCTGGATGATTATCAGGTACCATATGATGATCGAAACGATGATCAACTAAATTATTTATCAAACCGTAGTTTTAACGAAATCAATGCAATTTCTAAACAAGGTACAGCTATGGCTCATGCGGATGGAGGCGTACCTATTATTCAACTAGAACTTGAGTGTCTAGATGCCTATCATTTAGGCTATCTTTTATATTTTTTCATGAAAGCATGTGCAATGAGTGCGTACTTATTACAGGTCAATCCTTTTGATCAGCCAGGTGTTGAAGGCTATAAAAATAAAATGCTTCAATTATTACAAGAAGAGAACGTTTATAAATAA
- a CDS encoding YveK family protein translates to MEETISLQEIAKIIRKRLLLIIILMVISVGISAGISFYVLTPIYQAQTQILVNQNSNPEEAYSWNSTETDLRLINTYNVIITSPVILTPVIEELELDVTPGQLMSQISVSNESGSKVVNISVLDANPLQAVEISNTVAEVFKKQIPKLMSVDNITILSAAKLSDTPSPVKPNKRLNIAIAAVIGLMLGVGIAFLMELLDTTIKNEKDIEEILGLPVIGVVGSIVEEKEKRSSLISRRARRNYNV, encoded by the coding sequence TTGGAAGAAACTATCAGCTTACAAGAAATCGCAAAAATAATACGAAAACGATTATTACTAATTATTATCCTAATGGTTATCAGTGTTGGAATAAGTGCTGGTATTAGTTTTTATGTATTAACCCCAATCTATCAAGCGCAAACGCAAATTTTAGTAAATCAAAATAGTAATCCTGAGGAAGCATATTCATGGAATTCAACAGAAACAGATTTACGATTAATTAATACTTACAATGTCATCATAACAAGTCCGGTTATTTTAACTCCGGTCATAGAAGAACTTGAGTTAGATGTAACGCCGGGACAATTAATGAGCCAAATATCAGTGTCAAATGAAAGTGGCTCGAAAGTTGTAAACATCAGCGTGTTGGATGCCAATCCGTTACAGGCTGTTGAAATTTCCAATACAGTGGCAGAAGTGTTTAAAAAACAAATTCCGAAGCTCATGAGTGTTGATAATATTACGATTTTATCAGCCGCAAAACTAAGTGATACCCCAAGTCCAGTAAAACCAAATAAGAGGTTGAATATTGCAATTGCGGCAGTTATTGGTCTTATGTTAGGTGTAGGGATTGCATTTCTAATGGAACTTTTAGATACAACGATAAAGAATGAAAAGGATATTGAAGAGATTTTAGGTTTACCAGTTATAGGCGTAGTAGGTTCAATTGTTGAAGAGAAGGAAAAAAGATCTTCCCTTATTTCACGTAGAGCTAGGAGGAACTATAATGTTTAG
- a CDS encoding CpsD/CapB family tyrosine-protein kinase, whose amino-acid sequence MFRLSRKKKNKLESSKVARKLVTISETKSFILEQFRTIRTNITFSMPDQELKTILVTSSTPGEGKSTNAANLGVVFAQEGKRVLIIDADMRKPTLHQTFKTFNKVGLSNVIAKKAAFYEAIQETFIVGLYVITSGPIPPNPSELLSSKAMDALLLDVKKDFDIIIIDSPPLLSVSDSQILANKCDGTILVVNAGVVEKSAVQKATAILSTSQSKILGVVLNNYVTPGHQKYYEEYNFVE is encoded by the coding sequence ATGTTTAGACTGAGTAGAAAAAAGAAAAACAAGTTAGAAAGTTCAAAAGTAGCTCGAAAGCTTGTCACGATTTCTGAAACAAAATCATTCATTTTAGAGCAATTTCGTACGATTCGTACAAACATCACATTTTCAATGCCTGACCAAGAATTAAAAACAATTTTAGTTACCTCGTCTACACCAGGGGAAGGGAAATCTACGAATGCGGCTAATCTTGGGGTAGTATTTGCCCAGGAAGGGAAAAGAGTCTTAATTATTGATGCAGATATGCGAAAACCTACTTTGCATCAAACATTTAAAACCTTCAATAAAGTAGGTTTATCCAATGTAATTGCAAAAAAGGCAGCTTTTTATGAGGCTATACAAGAGACATTTATAGTTGGACTTTATGTCATAACAAGTGGCCCCATTCCACCAAATCCATCTGAATTACTTTCTTCAAAAGCGATGGATGCATTACTCCTTGATGTTAAGAAAGATTTTGACATCATTATTATCGACTCACCACCATTATTATCTGTATCGGATTCACAAATATTGGCAAATAAATGTGATGGCACGATATTAGTTGTAAATGCTGGTGTTGTCGAAAAGAGCGCTGTCCAAAAAGCGACAGCAATTTTGTCTACTTCTCAGTCGAAAATTTTAGGGGTTGTATTAAATAATTATGTAACACCCGGGCATCAGAAATATTATGAAGAGTACAATTTTGTTGAGTAA
- a CDS encoding stage V sporulation protein S, producing the protein MDSLKVSSRSNPNSVAGALVAVIRDQGYAEMQAVGAGALNQAIKAVAIARGFVAPSGTDLICAPAFADIVIAGEDRTALKLLVEKRTR; encoded by the coding sequence GTGGATTCATTAAAAGTATCATCTCGTTCTAATCCCAATTCTGTTGCAGGGGCACTCGTGGCAGTTATACGAGATCAAGGATATGCAGAAATGCAGGCAGTAGGTGCTGGGGCACTCAATCAAGCGATTAAAGCGGTAGCCATTGCTCGTGGATTTGTTGCACCTAGTGGGACGGATTTAATTTGCGCACCCGCTTTCGCAGATATCGTTATCGCTGGTGAAGATCGTACGGCATTAAAACTACTCGTTGAAAAAAGAACACGTTAA
- a CDS encoding 2-oxoacid:acceptor oxidoreductase subunit alpha encodes MLHQLSWKVGGQQGEGIESTGEIFSMAMNRLGYFLYGYRHFSSRIKGGHTNNKITVRPTEVRSIADDLDILVAFDQETIDVNYKELTPSSIILADAKFNPKNPEDSVAPLYAVPFTEIAAELGTSLMKNMVAIGATAALINLDESVFQSVVDEIFGRKGEEVVAKNIEAIERGRAAIAEQIGERVGAWQLVPADGKHRMFMIGNDAVALGALAAGSRFMAAYPITPASEIMEYMIKKLPLVGGAVIQTEDEIAAATMAIGANYGGVRAFTASAGPGLSLMMEAIGLSGMTEQPLVIFDTQRGGPSTGLPTKQEQSDLMAMIYGTHGEIPKVVIAPSTMEEAFYDTIQAFNIAEELQLPVIVMTDLQLALGKQTVEPFDYSKIEIRRGKIVNSVEDEETKDYFKRFENTEDGVSPRILPGTKGGIHHVTGVEHDETGKPSEATGNRRTQMDKRMRKLQALNFKNAVYTNAPHDEADVLLVGFNSTRGALEEAQEALNAEGVKVNHAHIKLVHPFPAEEMSALMDKAKKVIVVENNATGQLAKIIKMSIGGHAKMKSILKYDGTPFLPRELTNLVKEEI; translated from the coding sequence ATGTTACATCAGCTTTCATGGAAAGTCGGTGGGCAACAAGGTGAAGGGATCGAGAGTACTGGTGAAATTTTCTCGATGGCAATGAATCGTTTAGGTTATTTCCTATACGGTTATCGTCATTTCTCTTCTCGTATTAAAGGTGGCCATACGAATAATAAAATTACGGTTCGTCCAACCGAAGTACGTTCGATTGCGGACGATTTAGATATTTTAGTGGCGTTCGATCAAGAAACAATCGACGTAAACTATAAAGAATTAACACCATCGAGTATTATTTTAGCGGATGCAAAGTTTAATCCAAAAAATCCTGAAGACTCAGTGGCACCACTTTATGCAGTGCCATTTACTGAAATCGCTGCAGAACTAGGTACTTCATTAATGAAGAACATGGTTGCAATTGGAGCAACAGCAGCTCTTATAAATTTAGATGAATCGGTTTTCCAAAGTGTTGTAGACGAAATTTTCGGCCGTAAAGGCGAAGAAGTTGTTGCGAAAAACATCGAAGCTATTGAACGCGGTCGCGCAGCAATCGCAGAACAAATTGGAGAACGTGTTGGCGCATGGCAATTAGTCCCGGCAGACGGTAAACACCGCATGTTCATGATTGGAAATGATGCAGTAGCACTAGGTGCACTTGCAGCAGGTTCTCGTTTCATGGCAGCATATCCAATTACACCAGCTTCTGAAATCATGGAATACATGATTAAAAAGCTTCCTTTAGTAGGTGGCGCGGTTATTCAAACAGAAGATGAAATCGCAGCTGCAACAATGGCGATTGGTGCAAACTATGGTGGTGTTCGTGCATTTACAGCCTCAGCTGGTCCTGGTCTTTCATTAATGATGGAAGCAATCGGTCTTTCAGGCATGACAGAGCAACCGCTTGTTATCTTTGATACGCAGCGTGGTGGCCCATCAACAGGTTTACCAACAAAGCAAGAGCAATCGGATTTAATGGCCATGATCTATGGTACACACGGTGAAATCCCGAAAGTTGTAATCGCACCTTCAACAATGGAAGAAGCGTTTTACGATACGATTCAAGCGTTTAATATCGCAGAAGAATTACAGTTACCAGTTATCGTTATGACCGATTTACAATTAGCATTAGGTAAGCAAACTGTAGAACCATTTGATTACAGCAAAATTGAAATTCGCCGCGGTAAAATTGTGAATTCAGTTGAAGATGAAGAAACAAAAGATTACTTCAAGCGCTTTGAAAATACAGAAGACGGTGTTTCACCACGTATTTTACCCGGAACAAAAGGTGGTATTCACCATGTAACTGGTGTTGAACATGATGAAACTGGGAAGCCATCAGAAGCAACAGGTAATCGTCGTACGCAAATGGATAAACGTATGCGTAAATTACAAGCATTAAACTTTAAAAATGCTGTATATACGAATGCACCACATGATGAGGCAGACGTATTATTAGTAGGCTTTAACTCTACACGCGGTGCATTAGAAGAAGCGCAAGAAGCATTAAATGCAGAAGGTGTAAAAGTGAACCATGCACATATTAAATTAGTTCACCCATTCCCTGCTGAAGAAATGTCTGCATTAATGGATAAAGCGAAAAAAGTCATCGTCGTTGAAAATAACGCAACAGGTCAATTAGCAAAAATCATAAAAATGAGCATTGGCGGTCACGCGAAGATGAAATCAATTTTAAAATACGATGGCACACCATTCTTACCTCGTGAATTAACAAACTTAGTGAAGGAGGAAATTTAA
- a CDS encoding 2-oxoacid:ferredoxin oxidoreductase subunit beta: protein MATFKDFRNSVKPNWCPGCGDFSVQAAIQRAAANVGYEPNELAVISGIGCSGRISGYINSYGFHGIHGRALPIAQGLKMANKDLKVIASGGDGDGFAIGMGHTIHAIRRNIDITYVVMDNQIYGLTKGQTSPRSAAGFITKSTPGGAIEPSLKPLEVALTSGATFVAQSFSTDIKELTAIIEAGLNHKGFSFINVFSPCVTYNKVNTYEWFKENLTKLSDIEGYDNTNRELAMQTVMKNEGLVTGIIYHDQETTSYQDKVKGYSELPLTDIDISLSEAQFDQLIKEFM from the coding sequence ATGGCAACATTTAAAGATTTCCGAAATTCCGTAAAACCGAACTGGTGCCCAGGTTGTGGTGACTTCTCCGTTCAAGCTGCGATCCAACGTGCTGCAGCAAACGTAGGCTATGAGCCGAATGAATTAGCGGTTATCTCAGGTATCGGCTGTTCAGGTCGTATTTCTGGATATATTAACTCTTATGGTTTCCACGGCATTCACGGTCGTGCATTACCAATCGCACAAGGCTTAAAAATGGCCAACAAAGATTTAAAAGTTATCGCTTCAGGTGGTGACGGTGATGGTTTTGCAATCGGTATGGGTCACACAATCCATGCAATTCGTCGTAATATTGATATCACTTACGTTGTTATGGATAACCAAATTTACGGTTTAACAAAAGGGCAAACATCTCCACGTTCGGCAGCTGGTTTCATTACGAAATCAACGCCAGGTGGTGCGATTGAGCCGTCTTTAAAACCGTTAGAAGTGGCATTAACAAGCGGAGCTACATTTGTTGCACAAAGCTTCTCAACTGATATTAAAGAATTAACAGCGATTATCGAAGCTGGTTTAAATCATAAAGGTTTCTCATTCATTAACGTATTCTCACCATGTGTCACATACAACAAAGTCAATACGTATGAATGGTTTAAAGAAAACTTAACGAAACTATCCGATATCGAAGGTTACGACAATACAAATCGTGAGCTAGCAATGCAAACGGTCATGAAGAATGAAGGATTAGTAACAGGAATTATTTATCACGATCAAGAAACGACTTCTTATCAAGATAAAGTTAAAGGTTACTCTGAGCTTCCATTAACAGATATCGATATTAGCTTATCAGAAGCACAATTCGATCAATTAATTAAAGAGTTTATGTAA
- a CDS encoding geranylgeranyl pyrophosphate synthase, with amino-acid sequence MNNQIQLIVPEWFILDELHIIETIVSENSANVGIVVAGENFDASKYCCPTVRLYMIRLVDNQYELMKELDSFQFRTVEEAKAFSAKLPKLNAIDLIMMVNKEEPIFSM; translated from the coding sequence ATGAATAATCAAATTCAACTTATTGTGCCAGAGTGGTTTATTTTAGATGAACTACATATTATTGAGACCATTGTTAGCGAGAACTCTGCTAATGTAGGAATCGTCGTAGCGGGGGAAAATTTTGATGCATCAAAATACTGCTGCCCAACTGTAAGGCTTTATATGATCCGTTTAGTTGACAATCAATACGAACTAATGAAAGAATTAGACTCATTCCAATTCCGAACAGTGGAAGAAGCAAAGGCTTTCTCAGCAAAATTACCAAAATTAAATGCCATTGACTTAATTATGATGGTCAATAAAGAAGAACCGATTTTCTCAATGTAA
- the hemW gene encoding radical SAM family heme chaperone HemW: MARGVYIHIPFCHQICNYCDFNKVFFKNQPVDEYIEALGREMEMTVNKMPEAFTNVETIFLGGGTPTALSAVQIEKLLQLIAKHIPMSNVKEFSSEANPDELTIEKLQALYNGGVNRLSMGVQSFDQALLTKIGRTHSNEHVYETIKNAKKVGFENISIDLMYGLPGQSMEQWKETLQKAFELKLPHYSAYSLIVEPKTIFYIQHAKGKLNLPTEDLEANMYGVLMEEMEAHGLHQYEISNFAHKGYESTHNKIYWDNDEYAGFGAGAHGYLEGIRYSNVAPIKKYIETVMAGERPLLQEHEVTKEEKIEEQMFLGLRKVEGVSYQSFENKFHEPMQSYFEEIIQELKNRKLLDVDELGIRLTRQGRFVGNEVFLRFLME; this comes from the coding sequence ATGGCTAGAGGTGTATATATTCACATTCCTTTTTGTCATCAAATTTGTAATTACTGCGATTTTAATAAAGTGTTTTTTAAAAATCAGCCTGTAGATGAATATATCGAAGCGCTTGGACGTGAAATGGAGATGACCGTCAACAAGATGCCTGAAGCATTTACTAATGTGGAAACGATTTTTCTAGGCGGCGGAACTCCAACCGCACTTTCAGCAGTACAAATTGAAAAATTATTACAGCTTATTGCGAAACATATTCCTATGTCTAACGTAAAAGAATTTAGTAGTGAAGCAAATCCAGATGAGCTAACGATTGAAAAACTGCAAGCACTTTATAACGGCGGTGTGAATCGCTTAAGTATGGGTGTCCAATCGTTTGATCAAGCATTATTAACGAAAATAGGGCGTACTCATTCGAATGAACATGTATACGAAACGATTAAAAATGCTAAAAAAGTTGGATTTGAAAATATAAGCATCGATTTAATGTACGGTTTACCAGGACAATCAATGGAGCAATGGAAAGAAACATTACAAAAAGCGTTTGAATTAAAGTTGCCTCATTATTCAGCGTATTCGTTAATTGTCGAGCCAAAAACGATTTTTTATATTCAACACGCAAAGGGTAAGTTAAATTTACCGACAGAAGATTTAGAAGCCAATATGTACGGTGTATTGATGGAAGAAATGGAAGCACACGGATTACATCAATACGAAATAAGTAACTTTGCGCATAAAGGTTACGAGTCCACACATAATAAAATTTATTGGGATAATGATGAGTACGCTGGCTTTGGTGCAGGTGCACATGGTTATCTTGAAGGAATTCGTTATTCTAATGTTGCCCCAATTAAAAAGTACATTGAAACAGTTATGGCAGGAGAACGTCCTTTATTGCAAGAACACGAGGTAACTAAGGAAGAAAAAATAGAAGAGCAAATGTTTTTGGGTTTACGAAAAGTGGAAGGTGTGTCTTACCAATCATTTGAAAATAAGTTCCATGAACCCATGCAAAGTTATTTTGAAGAGATTATTCAAGAATTGAAAAACAGAAAGTTACTGGATGTAGACGAATTAGGAATTCGTTTGACTCGTCAAGGGCGATTCGTTGGTAATGAAGTATTTCTACGCTTTTTGATGGAATAA